One Anastrepha obliqua isolate idAnaObli1 chromosome 6, idAnaObli1_1.0, whole genome shotgun sequence DNA window includes the following coding sequences:
- the LOC129250347 gene encoding uncharacterized protein K02A2.6-like, giving the protein MKAVARSYVWWPNIDAEIELVVKRCSSCQQNRNDQPQTTTHHWESAKRPWSRLHVDFAGPFRGKLFFILIDSYSKWLEVTVVNSTSSAAAIKVLRQIFATQRLPDELVSDNGTAFTSKEFKNFMKNNLIRHIRSAPFHPSTNGQAERMVQSTKNYLKKAEPGINIDLSLARYLFNQHTTPHSTTNRSPAELLFNRELKTYFDKIQPHEIVYGKVTDPVSTKPFISGSPVWVRNHSTGPRWIEGLVENQTGPISYEVRLNDSRVIKRHQDQLRSRVASGDSDCEILSTEDVEASTIQSSDEVDSSTSGHVVETQSPGPSTNLQPVASSSPTPEEPRRSKRDRQAPQFYSASGC; this is encoded by the coding sequence ATGAAGGCCGTTGCTCGAAGTTATGTTTGGTGGCCGAACATCGATGCGGAAATCGAACTCGTTGTGAAGAGATGCAGTTCATGTCAGCAAAATCGCAACGATCAACCCCAAACAACAACGCACCACTGGGAATCTGCAAAACGTCCATGGTCCCGCCTGCATGTGGATTTCGCAGGTCCTTTTCGAGGCAAATTATTCTTCATACTCATCGACTCCTACTCTAAGTGGCTTGAAGTGACCGTCGTTAATTCAACTTCGTCAGCGGCCGCTATTAAGGTGTTACGCCAAATATTCGCCACGCAACGGCTACCTGATGAGCTCGTGTCGGACAACGGAACAGCTTTCACATCTAAGGAGTTTAAGAACTTTATGAAGAACAATCTAATTCGACATATCCGTTCTGCGCCGTTTCATCCTTCTACAAACGGGCAGGCGGAGCGAATGGTTCAAAgtaccaaaaattatttgaagaaaGCAGAGCCTGGCATAAACATCGATCTCAGCCTGGCTAGATATTTGTTCAACCAACACACCACCCCGCACTCAACAACGAACCGCTCGCCTGCAGAGCTACTGTTCAATCGTGAGCTGAAAACTTATTTCGACAAAATTCAACCTCACGAAATAGTTTACGGTAAGGTCACCGACCCTGTCAGTACTAAACCTTTTATTTCAGGCAGTCCAGTATGGGTTCGTAATCATTCGACGGGCCCGAGATGGATCGAGGGCCTGGTGGAAAATCAGACTGGGCCTATATCTTATGAGGTTCGGTTGAACGACTCTAGGGTCATCAAACGACATCAGGACCAGCTTCGTAGTCGGGTGGCATCAGGAGATTCCGACTGCGAAATACTGTCAACCGAAGACGTCGAAGCCAGCACAATCCAATCATCTGATGAAGTTGATTCAAGTACTTCTGGACACGTCGTGGAGACTCAATCGCCAGGGCCATCAACGAATCTACAGCCTGTCGCCTCGTCATCGCCAACACCGGAAGAACCGCGCAGATCGAAGCGCGACCGACAGGCCCCACAATTCTACTCCGCCTCTGGGTGTTAA
- the LOC129250346 gene encoding uncharacterized protein K02A2.6-like: MAGVGNLEPFDLNHPNKWSTYMARFDLFLLANDVQEEGRQKAAFLTLAGAPLYDLLASLASPKQVSNLNLPDIKTILTNHFSPRPSEIAAYYHFHKRDQYPDESVSNYIAALRTLAVDCNFGTALDRVCGMKDEGLQKSLLAEKDLTVQKVIERALSNEAAAISAMAMRHPSEPVNVVNDNRFRTRTKNAVNRNQQLSCNGCGGSHPRKQCPYRESLCNACGVKGHLHRACRSASNVNSHRASSSNSTNARSGSMRKKSSRRENVNQITPLVNQKKSISVTINGSTCIFEVDSGSPVTIMTESTFNSVWSNRRPNLSMCDLDLSDYQRNHIPVKGIIDVSFYYNRRKIDNLPLIIANSGGSNLVGCNWFDALGIRIEGVFAVNSGLSIKAILKKYDHLFSTDLGRYTGPPVSLQIDSAVPPVRLPPRRIPFAIKGPVEEEIDHLCCQGILEPVEYSDWATPIVPVVKKDGSIRICGDYKSTLNKAIKPHCHQIPAVSTLLASIEGGSIYAKIDLAQAYQQLVVDERSSLLQTVSTHKGAFMVTRLQFGISSAPGIFQSCIENVLQNIPGVLPYFDDIVVMGKSKDELANRLEQIFVRFDKAGLRLRKDKCQFSVPSIEFLGFKLDNIGIRPSHDKIKAIHEAPSPKDKKQLQAFLGLLNFYHAFLPNKGTIAEPLHRLLDISARWSWKEQLETAFNTLKRLIIRECAYPLQ, encoded by the coding sequence ATGGCTGGAGTTGGGAACTTGGAACCATTTGATTTAAATCATCCAAATAAATGGTCAACGTATATGGCGCGTTTCGATTTGTTCCTTCTGGCCAATGATGTACAAGAGGAAGGTCGTCAAAAGGCAGCATTCCTCACATTGGCCGGAGCGCCACTCTACGACCTCTTGGCATCATTGGCGTCACCAAAGCAGGTTAGTAATCTGAATCTTCCCGATATAAAAACGATTCTAACCAACCATTTTTCTCCACGTCCATCCGAAATTGCGGCCTATTATCATTTTCACAAACGTGATCAATATCCGGACGAGTCTGTCAGTAATTACATCGCAGCATTGCGCACATTGGCAGTGGACTGCAACTTCGGTACGGCGCTCGACCGTGTGTGTGGCATGAAGGACGAAGGACTGCAGAAAAGCTTACTGGCAGAAAAGGATCTAACAGTGCAAAAGGTTATCGAACGTGCACTTTCGAATGAGGCAGCAGCCATCAGTGCTATGGCTATGAGGCACCCCAGCGAACCAGTTAATGTTGTCAACGACAATCGTTTTCGTACACGAACAAAAAACGCCGTCAACAGAAACCAGCAGCTGTCATGCAATGGTTGTGGTGGATCACACCCTCGTAAGCAGTGTCCATATCGTGAATCACTTTGCAACGCATGCGGAGTCAAGGGGCATCTGCATCGAGCCTGCCGCAGCGCGTCAAATGTCAATTCACACAGAGCGTCTTCATCCAACTCAACAAATGCTCGTTCAGGTTCAATGCGGAAAAAATCATCTCGTCGAGAGAATGTCAATCAGATCACGCCCTTGGTCAATCAGAAGAAGTCGATCTCAGTTACGATTAATGGCAGCACATGTATTTTTGAAGTGGATTCTGGGTCGCCTGTGACCATCATGACGGAATCTACGTTCAATAGCGTCTGGTCCAACAGAAGGCCAAATCTTTCCATGTGTGATTTGGATCTTAGCGATTACCAACGCAACCATATCCCAGTCAAGGGGATCATCGATGTGTCATTTTATTACAACCGCCGTAAAATTGACAACTTGCCGCTAATCATCGCAAACAGTGGTGGCTCTAATCTTGTTGGTTGTAACTGGTTCGATGCACTGGGCATACGTATAGAAGGAGTTTTTGCCGTCAACAGTGGTCTCAGCATCAAAGCCATTCTAAAGAAATACGATCATTTATTCTCAACAGATCTTGGTCGCTACACAGGACCACCAGTGTCTTTACAAATCGATTCGGCGGTGCCGCCCGTGAGACTGCCTCCACGCCGTATACCCTTCGCCATTAAGGGGCCCGTGGAAGAAGAAATCGATCACTTATGTTGTCAAGGTATTTTGGAGCCTGTGGAATACTCCGATTGGGCAACGCCAATAGTGCCCGTGGTAAAAAAGGATGGTTCCATCCGTATATGCGGTGACTACAAATCGACGCTGAATAAGGCAATTAAGCCACACTGTCATCAAATTCCAGCCGTTAGCACGCTTTTGGCTTCGATTGAAGGTGGatcgatttatgcaaaaattgaTTTGGCACAGGCATACCAACAGCTCGTGGTTGATGAGCGTTCGTCACTCCTGCAAACCGTGTCAACGCATAAAGGCGCATTCATGGTAACCAGGCTGCAGTTTGGCATCTCATCAGCACCTGGTATATTCCAAAGCTGCATCGAAAACGTTTTGCAAAACATTCCTGGCGTCTTGCCGTACTTTGATGACATCGTGGTCATGGGTAAATCGAAAGATGAGCTTGCAAATAGACTGGAACAAATATTTGTACGTTTCGACAAGGCCGGACTACGTTTGCGCAAGGACAAGTGCCAATTCAGTGTGCCATCTATCGAATTTTTGGGGTTTAAACTGGACAATATCGGTATACGACCCTCACATGACAAGATCAAGGCCATTCATGAAGCACCATCGCCAAAGGACAAGAAGCAACTCCAAGCGTTTCTGGGCTTACTCAACTTTTATCACGCCTTTTTACCCAACAAAGGAACAATCGCTGAGCCGCTTCACCGCTTGCTCGACATAAGTGCTCGATGGTCTTGGAAAGAGCAACTCGAAACAGCTTTCAATACGCTTAAAAGGCTGATCATCAGAGAATGTGCTTATCCATTACAATGA